One segment of Paramormyrops kingsleyae isolate MSU_618 chromosome 8, PKINGS_0.4, whole genome shotgun sequence DNA contains the following:
- the mbd1b gene encoding methyl-CpG-binding domain protein 1b isoform X2 gives MSKEPPSNSDPDSQRGNRNKDGAGEVETWSNGTKGLVLSAGVERPLVSAVDGGAVGKGEERVCSEMEAQDKMNEPPGDWLEPLEEDDDDDDDGNGNGDDRQGWQLDLLPRAACQNGKGDVEMGSLAGESEHSGSLADSERNFLGKRRSNGKSRHRRKKRVIDDEWEDWPILGRGWKRKEVFRRSGFTVGRTDTYYMSPSGDRLRSKIEMIRHLAGTMDLSSFDFKSGLFVDRVAKCVKKRGRPKKDRSPSTGGGNSSERSVSPERGGRQDHSYTPEATLALQRAAPRSPLPLSRSQQESGVASRTHRPAGMLPVGFRVCPINWSEPDPSLAPLSLPSTPEGDGELSSGSPSSSVELCLSTDVPGNTASSCSRCGDLLTGGDGPPLQPGTCHKCRSEKKPVERRNIIFRKWLPCGQCRACLVTEDCGNCASCKNGFLNPDSRKPIRCRHRKCLCPIRKSLEAPMMDDYAGASASRQTVSEYTGSEEFFLLDDDDDLEGGPKRRSRRACGMCSACLHTTDCGTCDFCIDKPKFGGSNKKRQKCRLRQCQRQAMRHLLPFQMDGLEFPPAEGWSELGRRRTYYKYPPCTSGMEKSSVFLEEPRGTDEEEDSDEAFRLECYGLETMDDDRVTSLLYQVNPTNGEKEGSVDFCQLPVQTDGGAKSSRSEARTENGLADRLANGSCSSAPLPLGGAAEPLGLCTAPVRIPEGRVAMGSTGPEEGAGLQDVVCPVNAPELTPKITQIFSLAGPIQPGTEYLSPDRELRQLLAKLHESMLPIHWVALMTEGPQLQLFQCSKVSAMADTVLHIELGLGYQLSVQGQPLLPTHPVYDGRPARMASVSDIVSLLLDLEELAVCQGFPLSSVLPRPGPLPCERAATCDFLVPQNTERCRKCAAVAPVQ, from the exons ATGAGCAAGGAACCACCGAGCAACTCAGACCCTGATAGCCAAAGGGGGAACAGAAATAAGGATGGAGCAGGGGAGGTGGAGACCTGGAGCAATGGGACAAAAGGTCTAGTATTATCAGCAGGAGTGGAGAGGCCTTTGGTCAGTGCTGTGGATGGAGGTGCTGTGGGAAAAGGTGAGGAGAGGGTGTGTTCAGAGATGGAGGCCCAGGACAAGATGAATGAGCCCCCAGGTGACTGGCTGGAACCTTTGGAGGAGGACGATGATGACGATGACGACGGCAACGGCAACGGGGACGACCGGCAGGGCTGGCAGCTGGATCTGCTTCCGAGGGCTGCGTGTCAGAACGGCAAAGGGGATGTGGAAATGGGCAGCTTGGCCGGGGAGAGCGAGCATAGTGGGAGTTTGGCTGACAGCGAGCGCAACTTCCTGGGGAAGCGCAGGAGTAACGGCAA GTCCAGGCACAGGAGGAAGAAGAGAGTTATCGACGATGAATGGGAAGACTGGCCCATACTGGGACGGGGCTGGAAGCGCAAGGAGGTCTTTCGTCGGTCGGGCTTCACCGTGGGCAGGACCGACACTTATTACATGAG CCCCAGCGGCGACCGCCTGCGCAGCAAGATCGAGATGATCCGACACCTGGCCGGGACCATGGACCTGTCGTCCTTTGACTTCAAATCGGGGCTGTTCGTGGACAGGGTGGCAAAGTGTGTCAAGAAACGGGGG CGTCCGAAAAAGGACCGATCTCCGTCGACTGGTGGTGGTAATTCTTCCGAGCGCAGCGTCTCCCCTGAGCGGGGGGGCCGTCAGGACCATTCCTACACCCCCGAGGCGACCCTTGCCCTCCAGAGAGCTGCCCCTAGGTCTCCCCTGCCGCTGAGCAGGTCCCAGCAGGAGAGCGGTGTCGCCTCGCGCACCCACCGCCCTGCCGGCATGCTGCCCGTTGGCTTCCGCGTCTGCCCTATCAATTGGTCGGAACCCGATCCCTCACTGGCCCCCCTAAGCCTACCCTCCACCCCTGAGGGAGATGGCGAGCTGAGTTCCGGGTCGCCGTCGTCCTCCGTGGAGCTCTGTCTATCCACAGATGTGCCTGGGAACACAGCTAG CAGCTGCTCCCGATGCGGTGATCTGCTCACAGGGGGGGACGGGCCACCACTGCAGCCAGGGACATGCCATAAGTGCAGGT CTGAGAAGAAGCCAGTTGAGCGTAGAAACATCATCTTCAGGAAG TGGCTGCCCTGCGGTCAGTGTCGTGCTTGCCTGGTCACAGAGGATTGTGGGAACTGTGCCAGCTGCAAGAACGGGTTTCTCAACCCCGATTCTCGGAAACCCATCCGGTGCCGGCACCGGAAGTGCTTGTGCCCCATTCGCAAG AGTCTGGAGGCCCCTATGATGGATGACTACGCCGGGGCTTCAGCAAGCAGGCAAACAGTCAGTGAG TACACTGGATCGGAAGAGTTCTTCCTCTTGGATGATGACGATGACTTGGAG GGCGGACCAAAGAGACGCAGCCGGAGGGCCTGCGGCATGTGCAGTGCCTGCCTGCACACCACCGACTGCGGCACCTGCGACTTCTGCATAGACAAGCCCAAGTTCGGGGGCAGCAATAAGAAGAGGCAGAAGTGCCGGCTGAGGCAGTGCCAGAGGCAGGCCATG AGACACCTGCTGCCCTTTCAGATGGACGGGCTGGAGTTCCCTCCCGCAGAGGGCTGGTCAGAACTAGGCAGGCGGAGAACGTACTACAAATACCCCCCCTGCACCAGCGGCATGGAGAAGAGCTCGGTGTTTCTGGAAGAGCCGCGGGGCACTGACGAGGAGGAGGACAGTGACGAGGCGTTCAGGCTGGAGTGTTACGGGCTGGAGACAATGGATGATGACAGGGTCACTTCCCTGCTGTATCAG GTCAACCCCACCAACGGCGAGAAGGAGGGAAGTGTCGATTTCTGCCAGCTGCCCGTCCAG ACTGATGGTGGGGCGAAAAGCAGCAGGTCTGAGGCAAGGACTGAGAACGGCCTCGCTGACAGGCTGGCCAATGGCAGCTGCTcgtctgcccccctccctctggGAGGCGCTGCTGAGCCGCTGGGGCTCTGCACGGCGCCTGTGCGGATCCCTGAGGGGCGGGTCGCCATGGGGAGCACGGGGCCCGAGGAAGGTGCCGGGCTCCAGGATGTCGTCTGTCCCGTGAATGCCCCGGAGCTCACGCCCAAG ATCACGCAGATATTCAGCCTGGCGGGCCCCATCCAGCCAGGGACTGAATACCTGTCCCCGGACCGTGAGCTGCGGCAGCTGCTGGCGAAGCTGCACGAATCCATGTTGCCCATCCACTGGGTGGCGCTGATGACCGAGGGCCCGCAGCTGCAGCTGTTTCAGTGCTCCAAGGTGTCGGCCATGGCGGACACGGTACTGCATATCGAACTCGGCCTCGGTTACCAGCTCAGCGTGCAGGGCCAGCCGCTGCTGCCCACCCACCCTGTGTACGACGGCCGGCCGGCCCGCATGGCATCTGTGAGCGACATAGTGTCCCTTCTCCTGGACCTGGAGGAACTGGCAGTGTGTCAGGGCTTTCCACTGTCCAGCGTGCTGCCCCGCCCTGGGCCATTGCCCTGTGAGCGCGCAGCCACTTGCGACTTCCTGGTGCCGCAGAACACTGAGCGGTGCAGGAAGTGTGCTGCGGTAGCGCCAGTGCAGTAA
- the mbd1b gene encoding methyl-CpG-binding domain protein 1b isoform X4: MSPSGDRLRSKIEMIRHLAGTMDLSSFDFKSGLFVDRVAKCVKKRGRPKKDRSPSTGGGNSSERSVSPERGGRQDHSYTPEATLALQRAAPRSPLPLSRSQQESGVASRTHRPAGMLPVGFRVCPINWSEPDPSLAPLSLPSTPEGDGELSSGSPSSSVELCLSTDVPGNTASSCSRCGDLLTGGDGPPLQPGTCHKCRSEKKPVERRNIIFRKWLPCGQCRACLVTEDCGNCASCKNGFLNPDSRKPIRCRHRKCLCPIRKSLEAPMMDDYAGASASRQTVSEYTGSEEFFLLDDDDDLEGGPKRRSRRACGMCSACLHTTDCGTCDFCIDKPKFGGSNKKRQKCRLRQCQRQAMRHLLPFQMDGLEFPPAEGWSELGRRRTYYKYPPCTSGMEKSSVFLEEPRGTDEEEDSDEAFRLECYGLETMDDDRVTSLLYQVNPTNGEKEGSVDFCQLPVQTDGGAKSSRSEARTENGLADRLANGSCSSAPLPLGGAAEPLGLCTAPVRIPEGRVAMGSTGPEEGAGLQDVVCPVNAPELTPKITQIFSLAGPIQPGTEYLSPDRELRQLLAKLHESMLPIHWVALMTEGPQLQLFQCSKVSAMADTVLHIELGLGYQLSVQGQPLLPTHPVYDGRPARMASVSDIVSLLLDLEELAVCQGFPLSSVLPRPGPLPCERAATCDFLVPQNTERCRKCAAVAPVQ, encoded by the exons ATGAG CCCCAGCGGCGACCGCCTGCGCAGCAAGATCGAGATGATCCGACACCTGGCCGGGACCATGGACCTGTCGTCCTTTGACTTCAAATCGGGGCTGTTCGTGGACAGGGTGGCAAAGTGTGTCAAGAAACGGGGG CGTCCGAAAAAGGACCGATCTCCGTCGACTGGTGGTGGTAATTCTTCCGAGCGCAGCGTCTCCCCTGAGCGGGGGGGCCGTCAGGACCATTCCTACACCCCCGAGGCGACCCTTGCCCTCCAGAGAGCTGCCCCTAGGTCTCCCCTGCCGCTGAGCAGGTCCCAGCAGGAGAGCGGTGTCGCCTCGCGCACCCACCGCCCTGCCGGCATGCTGCCCGTTGGCTTCCGCGTCTGCCCTATCAATTGGTCGGAACCCGATCCCTCACTGGCCCCCCTAAGCCTACCCTCCACCCCTGAGGGAGATGGCGAGCTGAGTTCCGGGTCGCCGTCGTCCTCCGTGGAGCTCTGTCTATCCACAGATGTGCCTGGGAACACAGCTAG CAGCTGCTCCCGATGCGGTGATCTGCTCACAGGGGGGGACGGGCCACCACTGCAGCCAGGGACATGCCATAAGTGCAGGT CTGAGAAGAAGCCAGTTGAGCGTAGAAACATCATCTTCAGGAAG TGGCTGCCCTGCGGTCAGTGTCGTGCTTGCCTGGTCACAGAGGATTGTGGGAACTGTGCCAGCTGCAAGAACGGGTTTCTCAACCCCGATTCTCGGAAACCCATCCGGTGCCGGCACCGGAAGTGCTTGTGCCCCATTCGCAAG AGTCTGGAGGCCCCTATGATGGATGACTACGCCGGGGCTTCAGCAAGCAGGCAAACAGTCAGTGAG TACACTGGATCGGAAGAGTTCTTCCTCTTGGATGATGACGATGACTTGGAG GGCGGACCAAAGAGACGCAGCCGGAGGGCCTGCGGCATGTGCAGTGCCTGCCTGCACACCACCGACTGCGGCACCTGCGACTTCTGCATAGACAAGCCCAAGTTCGGGGGCAGCAATAAGAAGAGGCAGAAGTGCCGGCTGAGGCAGTGCCAGAGGCAGGCCATG AGACACCTGCTGCCCTTTCAGATGGACGGGCTGGAGTTCCCTCCCGCAGAGGGCTGGTCAGAACTAGGCAGGCGGAGAACGTACTACAAATACCCCCCCTGCACCAGCGGCATGGAGAAGAGCTCGGTGTTTCTGGAAGAGCCGCGGGGCACTGACGAGGAGGAGGACAGTGACGAGGCGTTCAGGCTGGAGTGTTACGGGCTGGAGACAATGGATGATGACAGGGTCACTTCCCTGCTGTATCAG GTCAACCCCACCAACGGCGAGAAGGAGGGAAGTGTCGATTTCTGCCAGCTGCCCGTCCAG ACTGATGGTGGGGCGAAAAGCAGCAGGTCTGAGGCAAGGACTGAGAACGGCCTCGCTGACAGGCTGGCCAATGGCAGCTGCTcgtctgcccccctccctctggGAGGCGCTGCTGAGCCGCTGGGGCTCTGCACGGCGCCTGTGCGGATCCCTGAGGGGCGGGTCGCCATGGGGAGCACGGGGCCCGAGGAAGGTGCCGGGCTCCAGGATGTCGTCTGTCCCGTGAATGCCCCGGAGCTCACGCCCAAG ATCACGCAGATATTCAGCCTGGCGGGCCCCATCCAGCCAGGGACTGAATACCTGTCCCCGGACCGTGAGCTGCGGCAGCTGCTGGCGAAGCTGCACGAATCCATGTTGCCCATCCACTGGGTGGCGCTGATGACCGAGGGCCCGCAGCTGCAGCTGTTTCAGTGCTCCAAGGTGTCGGCCATGGCGGACACGGTACTGCATATCGAACTCGGCCTCGGTTACCAGCTCAGCGTGCAGGGCCAGCCGCTGCTGCCCACCCACCCTGTGTACGACGGCCGGCCGGCCCGCATGGCATCTGTGAGCGACATAGTGTCCCTTCTCCTGGACCTGGAGGAACTGGCAGTGTGTCAGGGCTTTCCACTGTCCAGCGTGCTGCCCCGCCCTGGGCCATTGCCCTGTGAGCGCGCAGCCACTTGCGACTTCCTGGTGCCGCAGAACACTGAGCGGTGCAGGAAGTGTGCTGCGGTAGCGCCAGTGCAGTAA
- the mbd1b gene encoding methyl-CpG-binding domain protein 1b isoform X1 — MSKEPPSNSDPDSQRGNRNKDGAGEVETWSNGTKGLVLSAGVERPLVSAVDGGAVGKGEERVCSEMEAQDKMNEPPGDWLEPLEEDDDDDDDGNGNGDDRQGWQLDLLPRAACQNGKGDVEMGSLAGESEHSGSLADSERNFLGKRRSNGNRSRHRRKKRVIDDEWEDWPILGRGWKRKEVFRRSGFTVGRTDTYYMSPSGDRLRSKIEMIRHLAGTMDLSSFDFKSGLFVDRVAKCVKKRGRPKKDRSPSTGGGNSSERSVSPERGGRQDHSYTPEATLALQRAAPRSPLPLSRSQQESGVASRTHRPAGMLPVGFRVCPINWSEPDPSLAPLSLPSTPEGDGELSSGSPSSSVELCLSTDVPGNTASSCSRCGDLLTGGDGPPLQPGTCHKCRSEKKPVERRNIIFRKWLPCGQCRACLVTEDCGNCASCKNGFLNPDSRKPIRCRHRKCLCPIRKSLEAPMMDDYAGASASRQTVSEYTGSEEFFLLDDDDDLEGGPKRRSRRACGMCSACLHTTDCGTCDFCIDKPKFGGSNKKRQKCRLRQCQRQAMRHLLPFQMDGLEFPPAEGWSELGRRRTYYKYPPCTSGMEKSSVFLEEPRGTDEEEDSDEAFRLECYGLETMDDDRVTSLLYQVNPTNGEKEGSVDFCQLPVQTDGGAKSSRSEARTENGLADRLANGSCSSAPLPLGGAAEPLGLCTAPVRIPEGRVAMGSTGPEEGAGLQDVVCPVNAPELTPKITQIFSLAGPIQPGTEYLSPDRELRQLLAKLHESMLPIHWVALMTEGPQLQLFQCSKVSAMADTVLHIELGLGYQLSVQGQPLLPTHPVYDGRPARMASVSDIVSLLLDLEELAVCQGFPLSSVLPRPGPLPCERAATCDFLVPQNTERCRKCAAVAPVQ, encoded by the exons ATGAGCAAGGAACCACCGAGCAACTCAGACCCTGATAGCCAAAGGGGGAACAGAAATAAGGATGGAGCAGGGGAGGTGGAGACCTGGAGCAATGGGACAAAAGGTCTAGTATTATCAGCAGGAGTGGAGAGGCCTTTGGTCAGTGCTGTGGATGGAGGTGCTGTGGGAAAAGGTGAGGAGAGGGTGTGTTCAGAGATGGAGGCCCAGGACAAGATGAATGAGCCCCCAGGTGACTGGCTGGAACCTTTGGAGGAGGACGATGATGACGATGACGACGGCAACGGCAACGGGGACGACCGGCAGGGCTGGCAGCTGGATCTGCTTCCGAGGGCTGCGTGTCAGAACGGCAAAGGGGATGTGGAAATGGGCAGCTTGGCCGGGGAGAGCGAGCATAGTGGGAGTTTGGCTGACAGCGAGCGCAACTTCCTGGGGAAGCGCAGGAGTAACGGCAA CAGGTCCAGGCACAGGAGGAAGAAGAGAGTTATCGACGATGAATGGGAAGACTGGCCCATACTGGGACGGGGCTGGAAGCGCAAGGAGGTCTTTCGTCGGTCGGGCTTCACCGTGGGCAGGACCGACACTTATTACATGAG CCCCAGCGGCGACCGCCTGCGCAGCAAGATCGAGATGATCCGACACCTGGCCGGGACCATGGACCTGTCGTCCTTTGACTTCAAATCGGGGCTGTTCGTGGACAGGGTGGCAAAGTGTGTCAAGAAACGGGGG CGTCCGAAAAAGGACCGATCTCCGTCGACTGGTGGTGGTAATTCTTCCGAGCGCAGCGTCTCCCCTGAGCGGGGGGGCCGTCAGGACCATTCCTACACCCCCGAGGCGACCCTTGCCCTCCAGAGAGCTGCCCCTAGGTCTCCCCTGCCGCTGAGCAGGTCCCAGCAGGAGAGCGGTGTCGCCTCGCGCACCCACCGCCCTGCCGGCATGCTGCCCGTTGGCTTCCGCGTCTGCCCTATCAATTGGTCGGAACCCGATCCCTCACTGGCCCCCCTAAGCCTACCCTCCACCCCTGAGGGAGATGGCGAGCTGAGTTCCGGGTCGCCGTCGTCCTCCGTGGAGCTCTGTCTATCCACAGATGTGCCTGGGAACACAGCTAG CAGCTGCTCCCGATGCGGTGATCTGCTCACAGGGGGGGACGGGCCACCACTGCAGCCAGGGACATGCCATAAGTGCAGGT CTGAGAAGAAGCCAGTTGAGCGTAGAAACATCATCTTCAGGAAG TGGCTGCCCTGCGGTCAGTGTCGTGCTTGCCTGGTCACAGAGGATTGTGGGAACTGTGCCAGCTGCAAGAACGGGTTTCTCAACCCCGATTCTCGGAAACCCATCCGGTGCCGGCACCGGAAGTGCTTGTGCCCCATTCGCAAG AGTCTGGAGGCCCCTATGATGGATGACTACGCCGGGGCTTCAGCAAGCAGGCAAACAGTCAGTGAG TACACTGGATCGGAAGAGTTCTTCCTCTTGGATGATGACGATGACTTGGAG GGCGGACCAAAGAGACGCAGCCGGAGGGCCTGCGGCATGTGCAGTGCCTGCCTGCACACCACCGACTGCGGCACCTGCGACTTCTGCATAGACAAGCCCAAGTTCGGGGGCAGCAATAAGAAGAGGCAGAAGTGCCGGCTGAGGCAGTGCCAGAGGCAGGCCATG AGACACCTGCTGCCCTTTCAGATGGACGGGCTGGAGTTCCCTCCCGCAGAGGGCTGGTCAGAACTAGGCAGGCGGAGAACGTACTACAAATACCCCCCCTGCACCAGCGGCATGGAGAAGAGCTCGGTGTTTCTGGAAGAGCCGCGGGGCACTGACGAGGAGGAGGACAGTGACGAGGCGTTCAGGCTGGAGTGTTACGGGCTGGAGACAATGGATGATGACAGGGTCACTTCCCTGCTGTATCAG GTCAACCCCACCAACGGCGAGAAGGAGGGAAGTGTCGATTTCTGCCAGCTGCCCGTCCAG ACTGATGGTGGGGCGAAAAGCAGCAGGTCTGAGGCAAGGACTGAGAACGGCCTCGCTGACAGGCTGGCCAATGGCAGCTGCTcgtctgcccccctccctctggGAGGCGCTGCTGAGCCGCTGGGGCTCTGCACGGCGCCTGTGCGGATCCCTGAGGGGCGGGTCGCCATGGGGAGCACGGGGCCCGAGGAAGGTGCCGGGCTCCAGGATGTCGTCTGTCCCGTGAATGCCCCGGAGCTCACGCCCAAG ATCACGCAGATATTCAGCCTGGCGGGCCCCATCCAGCCAGGGACTGAATACCTGTCCCCGGACCGTGAGCTGCGGCAGCTGCTGGCGAAGCTGCACGAATCCATGTTGCCCATCCACTGGGTGGCGCTGATGACCGAGGGCCCGCAGCTGCAGCTGTTTCAGTGCTCCAAGGTGTCGGCCATGGCGGACACGGTACTGCATATCGAACTCGGCCTCGGTTACCAGCTCAGCGTGCAGGGCCAGCCGCTGCTGCCCACCCACCCTGTGTACGACGGCCGGCCGGCCCGCATGGCATCTGTGAGCGACATAGTGTCCCTTCTCCTGGACCTGGAGGAACTGGCAGTGTGTCAGGGCTTTCCACTGTCCAGCGTGCTGCCCCGCCCTGGGCCATTGCCCTGTGAGCGCGCAGCCACTTGCGACTTCCTGGTGCCGCAGAACACTGAGCGGTGCAGGAAGTGTGCTGCGGTAGCGCCAGTGCAGTAA
- the mbd1b gene encoding methyl-CpG-binding domain protein 1b isoform X3, whose product MSKEPPSNSDPDSQRGNRNKDGAGEVETWSNGTKGLVLSAGVERPLVSAVDGGAVGKGEERVCSEMEAQDKMNEPPGDWLEPLEEDDDDDDDGNGNGDDRQGWQLDLLPRAACQNGKGDVEMGSLAGESEHSGSLADSERNFLGKRRSNGNRSRHRRKKRVIDDEWEDWPILGRGWKRKEVFRRSGFTVGRTDTYYMSPSGDRLRSKIEMIRHLAGTMDLSSFDFKSGLFVDRVAKCVKKRGRPKKDRSPSTGGGNSSERSVSPERGGRQDHSYTPEATLALQRAAPRSPLPLSRSQQESGVASRTHRPAGMLPVGFRVCPINWSEPDPSLAPLSLPSTPEGDGELSSGSPSSSVELCLSTDVPGNTASCSRCGDLLTGGDGPPLQPGTCHKCRSEKKPVERRNIIFRKWLPCGQCRACLVTEDCGNCASCKNGFLNPDSRKPIRCRHRKCLCPIRKSLEAPMMDDYAGASASRQTVSEYTGSEEFFLLDDDDDLEGGPKRRSRRACGMCSACLHTTDCGTCDFCIDKPKFGGSNKKRQKCRLRQCQRQAMRHLLPFQMDGLEFPPAEGWSELGRRRTYYKYPPCTSGMEKSSVFLEEPRGTDEEEDSDEAFRLECYGLETMDDDRVTSLLYQVNPTNGEKEGSVDFCQLPVQTDGGAKSSRSEARTENGLADRLANGSCSSAPLPLGGAAEPLGLCTAPVRIPEGRVAMGSTGPEEGAGLQDVVCPVNAPELTPKITQIFSLAGPIQPGTEYLSPDRELRQLLAKLHESMLPIHWVALMTEGPQLQLFQCSKVSAMADTVLHIELGLGYQLSVQGQPLLPTHPVYDGRPARMASVSDIVSLLLDLEELAVCQGFPLSSVLPRPGPLPCERAATCDFLVPQNTERCRKCAAVAPVQ is encoded by the exons ATGAGCAAGGAACCACCGAGCAACTCAGACCCTGATAGCCAAAGGGGGAACAGAAATAAGGATGGAGCAGGGGAGGTGGAGACCTGGAGCAATGGGACAAAAGGTCTAGTATTATCAGCAGGAGTGGAGAGGCCTTTGGTCAGTGCTGTGGATGGAGGTGCTGTGGGAAAAGGTGAGGAGAGGGTGTGTTCAGAGATGGAGGCCCAGGACAAGATGAATGAGCCCCCAGGTGACTGGCTGGAACCTTTGGAGGAGGACGATGATGACGATGACGACGGCAACGGCAACGGGGACGACCGGCAGGGCTGGCAGCTGGATCTGCTTCCGAGGGCTGCGTGTCAGAACGGCAAAGGGGATGTGGAAATGGGCAGCTTGGCCGGGGAGAGCGAGCATAGTGGGAGTTTGGCTGACAGCGAGCGCAACTTCCTGGGGAAGCGCAGGAGTAACGGCAA CAGGTCCAGGCACAGGAGGAAGAAGAGAGTTATCGACGATGAATGGGAAGACTGGCCCATACTGGGACGGGGCTGGAAGCGCAAGGAGGTCTTTCGTCGGTCGGGCTTCACCGTGGGCAGGACCGACACTTATTACATGAG CCCCAGCGGCGACCGCCTGCGCAGCAAGATCGAGATGATCCGACACCTGGCCGGGACCATGGACCTGTCGTCCTTTGACTTCAAATCGGGGCTGTTCGTGGACAGGGTGGCAAAGTGTGTCAAGAAACGGGGG CGTCCGAAAAAGGACCGATCTCCGTCGACTGGTGGTGGTAATTCTTCCGAGCGCAGCGTCTCCCCTGAGCGGGGGGGCCGTCAGGACCATTCCTACACCCCCGAGGCGACCCTTGCCCTCCAGAGAGCTGCCCCTAGGTCTCCCCTGCCGCTGAGCAGGTCCCAGCAGGAGAGCGGTGTCGCCTCGCGCACCCACCGCCCTGCCGGCATGCTGCCCGTTGGCTTCCGCGTCTGCCCTATCAATTGGTCGGAACCCGATCCCTCACTGGCCCCCCTAAGCCTACCCTCCACCCCTGAGGGAGATGGCGAGCTGAGTTCCGGGTCGCCGTCGTCCTCCGTGGAGCTCTGTCTATCCACAGATGTGCCTGGGAACACAGCTAG CTGCTCCCGATGCGGTGATCTGCTCACAGGGGGGGACGGGCCACCACTGCAGCCAGGGACATGCCATAAGTGCAGGT CTGAGAAGAAGCCAGTTGAGCGTAGAAACATCATCTTCAGGAAG TGGCTGCCCTGCGGTCAGTGTCGTGCTTGCCTGGTCACAGAGGATTGTGGGAACTGTGCCAGCTGCAAGAACGGGTTTCTCAACCCCGATTCTCGGAAACCCATCCGGTGCCGGCACCGGAAGTGCTTGTGCCCCATTCGCAAG AGTCTGGAGGCCCCTATGATGGATGACTACGCCGGGGCTTCAGCAAGCAGGCAAACAGTCAGTGAG TACACTGGATCGGAAGAGTTCTTCCTCTTGGATGATGACGATGACTTGGAG GGCGGACCAAAGAGACGCAGCCGGAGGGCCTGCGGCATGTGCAGTGCCTGCCTGCACACCACCGACTGCGGCACCTGCGACTTCTGCATAGACAAGCCCAAGTTCGGGGGCAGCAATAAGAAGAGGCAGAAGTGCCGGCTGAGGCAGTGCCAGAGGCAGGCCATG AGACACCTGCTGCCCTTTCAGATGGACGGGCTGGAGTTCCCTCCCGCAGAGGGCTGGTCAGAACTAGGCAGGCGGAGAACGTACTACAAATACCCCCCCTGCACCAGCGGCATGGAGAAGAGCTCGGTGTTTCTGGAAGAGCCGCGGGGCACTGACGAGGAGGAGGACAGTGACGAGGCGTTCAGGCTGGAGTGTTACGGGCTGGAGACAATGGATGATGACAGGGTCACTTCCCTGCTGTATCAG GTCAACCCCACCAACGGCGAGAAGGAGGGAAGTGTCGATTTCTGCCAGCTGCCCGTCCAG ACTGATGGTGGGGCGAAAAGCAGCAGGTCTGAGGCAAGGACTGAGAACGGCCTCGCTGACAGGCTGGCCAATGGCAGCTGCTcgtctgcccccctccctctggGAGGCGCTGCTGAGCCGCTGGGGCTCTGCACGGCGCCTGTGCGGATCCCTGAGGGGCGGGTCGCCATGGGGAGCACGGGGCCCGAGGAAGGTGCCGGGCTCCAGGATGTCGTCTGTCCCGTGAATGCCCCGGAGCTCACGCCCAAG ATCACGCAGATATTCAGCCTGGCGGGCCCCATCCAGCCAGGGACTGAATACCTGTCCCCGGACCGTGAGCTGCGGCAGCTGCTGGCGAAGCTGCACGAATCCATGTTGCCCATCCACTGGGTGGCGCTGATGACCGAGGGCCCGCAGCTGCAGCTGTTTCAGTGCTCCAAGGTGTCGGCCATGGCGGACACGGTACTGCATATCGAACTCGGCCTCGGTTACCAGCTCAGCGTGCAGGGCCAGCCGCTGCTGCCCACCCACCCTGTGTACGACGGCCGGCCGGCCCGCATGGCATCTGTGAGCGACATAGTGTCCCTTCTCCTGGACCTGGAGGAACTGGCAGTGTGTCAGGGCTTTCCACTGTCCAGCGTGCTGCCCCGCCCTGGGCCATTGCCCTGTGAGCGCGCAGCCACTTGCGACTTCCTGGTGCCGCAGAACACTGAGCGGTGCAGGAAGTGTGCTGCGGTAGCGCCAGTGCAGTAA